The genomic stretch CCTGCCCTGGAAAACAAAAACAACCCAGGAAAATTCAAGTCATACAAGCCGAGCATCAAATTTGACATGCTGCGCGGCAGAGCAACGGCAAAAATGACCACGGACGAAATCATGAACCTGACAAGAGGCGAGATATGATTTTCCTCGAACTTCAGAAAAAACGCTACGTCACGCCGCATGATGCGACTTCACATAATCCTGAAGAATCGCATTAATTTTAGTCTGCCATCCCTTACCCTGGCCTTTAAAAAAATCCAGCACCTCGGCATCAAGCCGGATAGTGGTTGACTTCTTTGGGTTGCTCTTGGGCGGACGTCCCTGTTTAACCAAGCCTTGCAGTTGAGGGAATTCGGAAATCGGTCGCATCTCGGCCAATTGCTCGTCTGTTAACAAGGTACCGTCTTCTGTAGCCTGTCGGGTGATGATTCTGTCTTCCTCGTTCGTGGGTAGGACAGTTCCTGATTTAAGTTTCGGCATAGTGCTTAATCTCCCTTTTGTTGGCTTTTCTTAAACTGATAACGCGAACAGTGTCGTCACGGTAGGTAAATACCAAATGATACATACGTATCTCAATATAACCCAGCGCACAGAAACGGGTTTCGCCATAGTTATACCGGGTATCTTCCCATATCAGAGCAGTATCCCATTCAAATCGTTCTGCAAGGTCAAACGAGATTCCGTGTTTTGTGATATTGCGCCGGTTCTTGTTCGGATCATATTCTATCTTCATTGTATTTATTGTAGTAACAAATAATGCCGGATGTCAACCTTTTCCGGCTATCGTATTAATCTGTCGTTATGTTTTCTGGCTCCATCCCGACCACATACCCGGCCCGCCCATCAACCTCCACGGTCTGAATAAGAAAGGGGCGAGCTGCCCGTTCCCCGAGCACCGAAACCACAGCCTTTTTCAGCTTGGATTTACGCTGAAGAAACCACTCCTTCTGCTGGGGCGCATCCCGACCACGGGCCACCTCCTCCACCCGGTCGATGCGACCGCTCCATTCCCCGACAATGCGGGCATAGACCCGGATATACTCATCCACAAAGGCATCTGCATCCGGGACAAAGGGCGGTTCTCCGTTGGTGCGGCGTTCGCACATCCAGAGATACAGGGCCAGATCCGCATCCCCCATGCCGACCTCCAGCCCATTAAGCCGCACTTGCTTCTTGTCGAGAGCAATGGCAATGGTCTCAGGGCTGGAGAAACGCTGGATGGTCTCCACGGTTTCCTGGAATCCAGCATTGCCGGTGAGCAGGGCCTCCGGGATCTGATAGCGCATCCGGACAAAGGGAATGTCGGAAAGGATGATCCGGGATTCTTCGGTGGAATACCAGGTATTATTGACCGCAATGCGTTGCGGTTGGGGCGGGGGATAGAAAAAATCCTTATTTTCCTGAAAGGGCTCAGCAACCAGGACATGGGAAAGCCGGTCCTGCATCCGCCCGTACAGGCTCAGGGCATAGCCAGCATAATAGGACATGGTCTTGCGACCCCCGGCCAGGGAAAGGTGGAGCGCAGCCTGATCGTCCTCGGTAAAGCGGCGCACCTGCTCGGTGATAAAATCTGCGGTGATGGTATTATGCTCCGCCGATTCGGTATCGTTGATAAACGGACCGTCCGGGCCGCTGATGCGGTGGATATGGTCGGGCGTAAAGCGGGTGGTGCTGAGGTTGTAGTCCTGGCAAAAACGATGAAACTCGCCCTTGTCGCCTCCGACCCCCAGCAGGGCGTTTTGGGCTGACTTCGCGCCTTGAGCCGTGGTGATCAGGTGAATTTCCGTGGGAACAAAAGCCGGGCTGCTGTCTACAACCAGTTTGTACAGGGTCTCGGTAAGGATCTGCGGGGTCATGCCGATGACGGCAAGGAGGATACGGCGGGAATATTTATGGGGTTGGGGCATGGTTTGGGCTCCGGGCGCTTGGTAAATCGGCGGGTTGCAGTTTCGCTGGTATCGTACCCGGTTTGAGCGGAAAATGCCTGGGCCGCAGGGTTGCGGGAGGCAATGAGACAACAGCTATTGCGGAGGTAAATTTTCGTGCTATCTTGTCGAGATGGTGCTATATTGAATCGTTATTGTTTCGAAATATAACAGGGGCGTTGCCAGCGGAAAAATTGTGAATCAGTGGTTAGTTGAGATGATAGAGCAGGCGCTTTGTGGATACTGAGGGAAAGGGAAAAATGGGCGGACATGGATTTTTTTCGGGTGATTTTTTCTCTCTGTCATTATTCGTCATGATTGGAAAAATGCATTCATTGCTTTGAATTTTTAGGATAAAAGTTTTTAAAAATGGTTAAAAATCCAATCTTTAGTACTGATTATGACGAAGTAGTCACGATGTCGTGTATCTCTTTGTATGGACGTTAATAATGTCGGTTCAAATTTCACAACTTTCAAAACTCGAAACCATGTCGTTTTTTTACTTGCTTAATCTGTTGAATCTATTATCGTTTGAAGCAAGGCCGCTGTCGTAGCACCTACCCTATGAAGAGGGTATTAAGACTGTATTGCAACCGCACTTTTTATCAATTGTTTTTTTGTCGTAGCACCTACCCTATGAAGAGGGTATTAAGACTCAAAAACTTCTTCTCCATGTGATTTTACCAGTCGTAGCACCTACCCTATGAAGAGGGTATTAAGACAGAATACAGCAGCTGAAACAACAACACAAATAGCGTCGTAGCACCTACCCTATGAAGAGGGTATTAAGACTTAAATCTCGATAGGTGATTCTGTAATTGCTTGTTACGTCGTAGCACCTACCCTATGAAGAGGGTATTAAGACGCAAACCACCAAGGCAAGTAAGATTTCTACCCACTTGGAACACCTACCCTATGAAGAGGGTATTAAGACGAATCCAGGTTCGGGGTCTGAAAAATAGATTGTCCTTGGAACACCTACCCTATGAAGAGGGTATTAAGACCAAATTAACAGCGGACTTTCGCCTACTCTCATCCCATCCTTTTTCACCTTTCTCTCTTATTCTGATTCCAAACTTTGAGCATATGGAATATAATAGCTTATTCGTCCTTGTTGCTTTGTCTCTAAGAGGGGAAAAGTGATTTACAATTTTGAGTGGAATCCGAATAAAGCCAAGAAAAATATCCGGAAGCATAAGGTCAGCTTTGAAGAAGCGTCTACAGTGTTTCGTGACCCGGCAGCTTTGACAATATTTGACCCTGACCATAGTGAAACGGAAGACAGGTGGCTAACAGTCGGAATTTCCAGAGCTGGCAAAGTGCTGTTGGTTTGTCATACATATAAGCAAGTTGACGTGGAAACGGCAATAATTCGTATATTTTCAAGCCGGAAAGCCACTGCATCTGAAAAAAGGGAATATGGTGAGTGAGATGAGAAAAGAGTATGATTTTTCCCAAGGCGAACGAGGAAAATTTTTTAAAAAAGATGCCAAGTTCAATCTCCCTGTCTATCTTGAAGATGATATTCTTGATTATCTCGAAAATATTGCAAGAAAAAAAAAGGCCGATGTATCTTCAGTTGTTAATCAGCTTTTACGTAGCGATATTCAAATGATTGAATCTGTTAAGTAGAACCTGATTCTTTCAGAGACTCGCGTTAAGCTGTAACACCTACCCTATGAAGAGGGTATTAAGACGTAGGGGCGACCGCCCTTTTTCCCCTTCGCCCACCTCCAGAGTTGCAAAACATATTGAATATCGGCTATAATATTATAATTATCATGCCGTCACCTTATGCTGCTCAGCTTGAGAGGCCGGGCATTGCCGAACAATGGAATCACGCAGAGGCGAAAATATTATGGACGCTGTACTTGAACAACTTCTTGAGGATGCAGGCGACCTGCCCAAGGAAATGCAAAAAGAGGCGTTGAACTTTGTCCGTTTTCTGAAAAGTAAACTGCCCCGCAGTAGATCACAGGTAAAAGAACACAGGCCCAACGGTGAAAACCTGGTGCGATTACTCCAGGAAGCTTCCGGAAAAAAAATGTTTTCTCATATTCAGGATCCGGTTGCCTGGCAGCGGGATCTGCGCCGTGACAGACCGCTTCCCGGAAGAGAAGCCTGATGCTTCTTGACAGCAATATCATTATCTATTCGTTTCTTCCTGAATTTCAGGTTCTCCAGGAAACCCTGAAGAATAACGAAATCTGCTGTTCCGTCATAAGCTGCTTGGAAACGCTAGGCTATCACAAGTTGTCAAAAGATGAGCAACATTATCTGCAACTGTTCTTTAAGGCGATTACAGTCCTACCGATAACACAGCCCATTATTGACACAGCTATTGTATTACGCCAGCAAAGAAAAATGTCCTTGGGTGATGCATTGGTCGCAGCCACGGCATTTGAACACCATCAGACTCTTTTGACGCGAAACGTCAAAGACTTTGAAAAGGTAGAGGGGCTGAAGGTCGTCAACCCGCTGCAATAAGATTTTTTTCAGCGATCCGACGCTACACTGTCGCCCCATGAAAAGGGTATTATGATGTAAGGGCGATCCTTGTGATCGCCCTTTTTTTATGCCCCTGAAAACCGGGCGACCGCCGGTCGCCCCTACAGTCCCTCGCCTCACCCGGAAATTCGGCATATTCACCCTTTCTTTTTTCACCCTCTCCCACTCCGCCCTTATTTCATCCCGCAACCTTGCCAGACAGGCAGGTGTCCTCATTTTGTGGAATATTCAGTTCTCAATATTTCTCTGGTTCCCAAGCTCCGGCTTGGGAACTGCTTTTTCTGAAGCTCCGCTTCATTTTCCGAAGCCGGAGCTTCTGTATTCAAGATGCCCAAGCAGAGCTTGGGCACCAGATCAAATGCAACGGTAGGCGTGTAGGGGCACGACGCGTCGTGCCCGTGCTGTGTACCCAGGGCTGGTTATATGTAGCCCCGTTGGGGCATTGGTAATTCGTCGATTCCGCGATTTTTTGTAGGGGCGGACCTGTGTGTCCGCCCTGAATTTTCCCGGCAGATCGCACCGGGCAGGCACAGGGACCTGCCCCTACCCGGAATCATGGTCGTTTCGTAGGGGCGAATCCCTGTGTTTGCCTTTGATGATCACCCGTATTACAGGGCACGGCACGCCATACCCTTGAATGCCGGGAACAGATCCTGGCCGGAACCTACAAGCCGCTTGCTCTGCGTCAGTTTCCTATGGCCAAGCCGGACGGGGGCCAGCGGATTATCTCAGCTCATTTTCTTCGGGATAAGCTGGTGCAGCGGTCTTTGCTCATTGTCCTGGAACCTCGGGCCGAGGCCCTGTTTCATAATGATTCTTACGGCTACCGACCAAGGCGCAGTGTCCAGGATGCCCTGGCCAAGACCCGCGAACGGGTGCGGATAGGGCAGGGCTGGCTGGTGGATGCGGACATAACCAAGTTTTTTGATTCCATTCCCCATAAGCAGCTGTTGAAGATCCTCAAGGGTTTTATCCGGGATGGGGCTGCCATGAAGCTCATTGAGCAATGGCTGGTCCAGGGGGCGCACCATTGTAGCCTGCTCCGCAATCGTCGGGGTGTCTGTCAGGGCTCAATTCTTTCGCCTCTGTTCTGTAACCTGTACCTGCATCAGTTTGATACGGCCCTGGTCCGGGCCAATATCCCCTTTGTTCGTTTTGCCGATGATTTTCTCCTTTTTGCAGATACCAGAAAGAAGGCCCTGGCTGCGGAAGCCTTTGCCGGGGAGCAGCTGGAGGAGTTGGGGCTTTCTCTGCATCCGAAAAAGACCCAGGTGGTCCGCAGCAGTCGGCAGGTGATTTTTCTGGGGGAATCGTTGCCCAATGCATAAAATTTCAGGTGCGATTTTTTTGTTTTCTTCGTGGGGTTGCCATGTTAATATATTTTTTACCTGCCCGAAGCGGGGCTTGAGGCCATGATGAACCGTATCGAGATCAATGGTTGTTGGGCAGCTGTTTACTACGATCCGAAACATGACATGTTTCGCGGTGAGTTTGTCAAGCTGAGCAGCAGGGTTATTTTTTCTTCTCGGGATATTGGCGGACTGCTCCGCCAAGGAGAGGTCGCTCTGGATGCCTTTTTTGACAAGTGCCGGGCAAACGGAACAGAGCCGCAGCAAGCGTATTCCGGCGAGTTGGTCCTGCGGATTCATCCTGGACTGCATGCCGAGCTTGCTGCTCGGGCCTTTGCGAGCGGGAAAACTGTGAATCAATGGCTGGCGGAGCTGATAGAGCAGGCGGTTTGTGGATACTGAGGGGAAGAGGAAAAATGGACGGACATGGATTTTTTTCGGGTGATTTTTTCTCTCTGTCATTATTCATCATAATTTAAAAAACGCATTTATTGTTTTGAATTTTTAGGAGAAAAGTTTTTAGAAATGACTGTAAATTCAACTTTTAATACTGATTATGACAAAAGAGTCACGATGTCGTGCAACATGTTATTTTATCGTTTGCAATGCCGGTTCAAAATTC from Candidatus Electrothrix communis encodes the following:
- a CDS encoding BrnA antitoxin family protein — translated: MPKLKSGTVLPTNEEDRIITRQATEDGTLLTDEQLAEMRPISEFPQLQGLVKQGRPPKSNPKKSTTIRLDAEVLDFFKGQGKGWQTKINAILQDYVKSHHAA
- a CDS encoding BrnT family toxin; its protein translation is MKIEYDPNKNRRNITKHGISFDLAERFEWDTALIWEDTRYNYGETRFCALGYIEIRMYHLVFTYRDDTVRVISLRKANKREIKHYAET
- a CDS encoding type II toxin-antitoxin system VapC family toxin produces the protein MLLDSNIIIYSFLPEFQVLQETLKNNEICCSVISCLETLGYHKLSKDEQHYLQLFFKAITVLPITQPIIDTAIVLRQQRKMSLGDALVAATAFEHHQTLLTRNVKDFEKVEGLKVVNPLQ
- the csm6 gene encoding CRISPR-associated ring nuclease Csm6, encoding MPQPHKYSRRILLAVIGMTPQILTETLYKLVVDSSPAFVPTEIHLITTAQGAKSAQNALLGVGGDKGEFHRFCQDYNLSTTRFTPDHIHRISGPDGPFINDTESAEHNTITADFITEQVRRFTEDDQAALHLSLAGGRKTMSYYAGYALSLYGRMQDRLSHVLVAEPFQENKDFFYPPPQPQRIAVNNTWYSTEESRIILSDIPFVRMRYQIPEALLTGNAGFQETVETIQRFSSPETIAIALDKKQVRLNGLEVGMGDADLALYLWMCERRTNGEPPFVPDADAFVDEYIRVYARIVGEWSGRIDRVEEVARGRDAPQQKEWFLQRKSKLKKAVVSVLGERAARPFLIQTVEVDGRAGYVVGMEPENITTD
- a CDS encoding reverse transcriptase domain-containing protein, with translation MAKPDGGQRIISAHFLRDKLVQRSLLIVLEPRAEALFHNDSYGYRPRRSVQDALAKTRERVRIGQGWLVDADITKFFDSIPHKQLLKILKGFIRDGAAMKLIEQWLVQGAHHCSLLRNRRGVCQGSILSPLFCNLYLHQFDTALVRANIPFVRFADDFLLFADTRKKALAAEAFAGEQLEELGLSLHPKKTQVVRSSRQVIFLGESLPNA
- a CDS encoding BrnT family toxin; protein product: MIYNFEWNPNKAKKNIRKHKVSFEEASTVFRDPAALTIFDPDHSETEDRWLTVGISRAGKVLLVCHTYKQVDVETAIIRIFSSRKATASEKREYGE
- a CDS encoding type II toxin-antitoxin system HicB family antitoxin, with protein sequence MMNRIEINGCWAAVYYDPKHDMFRGEFVKLSSRVIFSSRDIGGLLRQGEVALDAFFDKCRANGTEPQQAYSGELVLRIHPGLHAELAARAFASGKTVNQWLAELIEQAVCGY